A window from Persephonella sp. encodes these proteins:
- the gmhB gene encoding D-glycero-beta-D-manno-heptose 1,7-bisphosphate 7-phosphatase, translating into MKTKAVFLDRDGVINEDFGYVHKIENFHIYPEVFPALKKLQEAGYKLLIVTNQSGIAVGYYTEEDFLKLTEHILKVFENEGIKIDKVYYCPHHPEGIIPELAIKCDCRKPESGMIRQGIQEFNIDPSASFLIGDKENDIKAAHKEGIKAALVKTGQGMKYVENTEADYIGENILDVVENFILKEAKV; encoded by the coding sequence TTGAAAACCAAAGCAGTTTTCCTTGATAGAGATGGAGTGATTAATGAGGATTTTGGTTATGTCCACAAAATAGAAAATTTTCATATTTATCCTGAAGTTTTTCCGGCTTTAAAAAAATTACAGGAAGCAGGCTATAAACTGCTTATAGTAACAAACCAGTCTGGAATTGCAGTGGGATATTACACAGAAGAAGATTTTTTAAAACTTACAGAGCATATTCTAAAGGTTTTTGAAAATGAAGGAATAAAAATAGATAAGGTGTATTATTGTCCACACCATCCAGAAGGAATAATTCCTGAACTGGCAATAAAATGCGATTGCAGAAAACCGGAAAGCGGGATGATAAGACAGGGGATACAGGAATTTAATATAGACCCATCTGCTTCATTCCTTATAGGAGATAAAGAAAATGATATAAAAGCTGCACACAAAGAAGGTATAAAAGCTGCTCTTGTAAAAACAGGACAAGGAATGAAATATGTTGAAAACACAGAGGCAGATTATATAGGGGAAAATATACTTGATGTTGTAGAAAACTTTATTCTAAAAGAAGCTAAAGTTTAA
- a CDS encoding WYL domain-containing protein: MLYPFSDFNIKDKCEIIFPIEILVYTQERMTRNDAEFLRAYIEIIKFLLDKGEWVETKQIRDFLSNLGILQGNYENKRRKLNNYLNHLHTRDYIEKQISGRSNRWKINERMFTNIISLSDKEKDALLLSLTFTPEEYKKFEYQNVIKNILRKAGEKISEEKEFILNNAFTNIPLLHTGNYPYDFQLVDTLIEDILKKRVIKIRYKNKTKDIIPLKIVYFHGALYLLAKRIGNTRYSTYRLGCIKRIGVVNEVEDTKIFYRGSSRTPLNFEDEEPFPFAVKLPDYYGVCGNSGKFKVFYTQFHIEKLTDNSYKAYLLGFSSRRFFPAFSYLEIEEIYPPDEDMIAIMGKYLPEEKENLIKVLTGKKLDTLLETDLQTLQKRFLAFIKDYNKFLENRKQKLSKFVEQ, translated from the coding sequence ATGCTTTACCCTTTTTCTGACTTTAATATAAAAGATAAATGTGAAATAATTTTTCCCATAGAGATTTTAGTTTATACTCAGGAAAGAATGACAAGGAATGATGCTGAGTTTTTAAGGGCTTATATAGAGATAATAAAGTTTCTTCTTGATAAAGGGGAGTGGGTTGAAACTAAACAGATACGGGATTTTCTGAGTAATCTGGGTATTTTACAGGGAAATTATGAAAACAAAAGAAGGAAGCTGAATAACTACCTAAATCATCTACACACAAGGGATTATATAGAAAAACAGATTTCAGGAAGGTCAAACAGATGGAAAATAAATGAAAGGATGTTTACAAATATTATTTCCCTCAGTGATAAAGAGAAAGATGCCCTGCTTCTTTCACTTACTTTTACCCCTGAAGAATACAAAAAATTTGAGTATCAAAATGTAATAAAAAATATTCTCAGGAAAGCCGGAGAAAAAATTTCCGAAGAAAAGGAATTTATTCTGAATAATGCCTTTACAAATATACCATTGCTACACACAGGAAATTATCCTTATGATTTTCAACTTGTGGACACACTTATTGAGGACATCCTTAAAAAGCGGGTTATAAAAATCAGATACAAAAATAAAACAAAGGATATTATTCCGTTAAAAATTGTTTATTTTCACGGGGCTTTGTATCTACTGGCAAAAAGAATTGGAAACACAAGATACTCAACATACAGATTAGGCTGTATAAAGAGAATAGGTGTTGTAAATGAGGTAGAGGATACAAAGATTTTCTATCGGGGCAGTTCCAGAACCCCGCTAAATTTTGAGGACGAAGAGCCTTTTCCGTTTGCTGTAAAACTGCCTGATTATTATGGTGTATGTGGAAATAGTGGCAAATTTAAAGTATTTTATACCCAATTTCATATTGAGAAATTAACGGATAACTCCTATAAAGCTTATTTACTTGGATTTTCTTCAAGGAGATTTTTTCCTGCTTTTTCCTATCTGGAAATAGAAGAGATTTATCCTCCTGATGAAGATATGATAGCTATAATGGGTAAATATCTACCTGAGGAAAAAGAAAACCTAATAAAAGTTTTGACAGGCAAAAAATTAGATACATTACTTGAAACGGATTTGCAGACTTTACAAAAAAGATTTTTAGCTTTTATAAAAGACTATAATAAATTTTTGGAAAATAGAAAACAAAAACTATCAAAATTTGTGGAGCAGTAA
- a CDS encoding VOC family protein, producing MEFRIHHVAVSVSDMEKAVEFYSILGFKEIACYKDDNLEIKHLYLNGFILELFCFKEHIGKELVELWEDLKRIGVKHFALSVPDIHKAKKHLLDKGIIQEDIEIKKGRTGILYFFIQDPDGNFVEIVEDRRNIKL from the coding sequence ATGGAGTTTAGAATTCATCATGTAGCTGTTTCAGTTTCAGACATGGAGAAAGCCGTGGAGTTCTACTCAATACTTGGTTTTAAAGAAATAGCTTGCTACAAGGATGATAATCTGGAAATTAAGCATTTATATCTAAATGGATTTATACTTGAGCTTTTTTGTTTTAAAGAGCATATCGGCAAAGAATTAGTTGAACTATGGGAAGACTTAAAAAGAATTGGTGTTAAACATTTTGCTTTATCTGTTCCTGATATACATAAGGCAAAGAAGCATTTGTTAGATAAAGGCATAATTCAGGAAGATATAGAAATAAAAAAAGGGAGAACAGGGATTTTATACTTTTTTATTCAAGACCCAGACGGAAATTTTGTTGAGATAGTAGAAGACAGAAGGAATATTAAACTTTAG